Proteins co-encoded in one Arthrobacter alpinus genomic window:
- a CDS encoding polynucleotide kinase-phosphatase: protein MSELAIPELCLVVLIGPSGSGKSTFAAKNFGTFETLSSDFFRGMVSNDVNDQGATKAAFESLNFVAGKRLDAGLLTVVDATSVQADARRQLVALAKAHDVLPVAIVLDVPLSVSLERNDSRTDRTLDHHVIKRQHDQLRRSLKGLGREGFRKIHTLGSVEAMEKASIRREPLLNDFRFDEGPFDVIGDVHGCLGELCKLLEKLGYRLSRDGQGRVLDAEHPQKRKAIFVGDLVDRGPDSPGVLRLVMGMVAQGNARAVPGNHEDKLVRALDGKTVQTSHGLAQTLAQLATESEEFRLEVKNFCRGLVSHLVLDQGRLVVAHAGMIEAYQGRASARVRAFALYGDTTGETDEYGLPVRYAWANDYRGEAAVLYGHTPTLDTEWVNGTMCLDTGCVFGGKLTALRYPEREVVQVSAEKMWFAPAKPLTPARGAKQSGSAPPGGGAAQDVGERTDGMLKMSDILGKQTIQTSIHGRISIRQEQAAGALEVMSRWATDPRWMPYLPPTMSPVSTSKLPDHLEHPAEAFDSYNKIGVEAVICEEKHMGSRAVVLLTRNPVKFDAPPGWRGTVYTRTGRPFFKQQTADEFLTRIDAAVEEAGLWEELATDWILLDAELLPWSFKADDMIRGQYAAVGASATSSLDDAVVALEQALASGADVAGLLGRIRSRQENAAAYIAAYQNYTAPTNGLEGVQLAPFQVLASEGAVHSGRDHTWHLDLVDRLVKADPVLIRPTRHIVISTGSGESTSTGVQWWQDLTADGGEGMVVKPLKNQAERSGKSRGGKDLVQPGIKVRGREYLRMVYGPDYTDPHNLIRLKDRNLAPKRSLALREYALGIEALDRMVAGEPLWRVHQAVFGVLALESDRVDARL, encoded by the coding sequence ATGAGTGAACTGGCAATCCCGGAGCTCTGTCTTGTGGTGTTGATCGGACCAAGCGGCTCCGGAAAATCCACCTTTGCGGCCAAGAACTTTGGGACATTTGAAACGCTGAGCAGTGACTTCTTCCGGGGGATGGTCTCCAATGACGTGAATGACCAGGGCGCAACCAAGGCAGCCTTTGAATCACTGAATTTTGTCGCTGGCAAGCGTCTCGATGCCGGGCTCCTGACGGTGGTAGATGCTACAAGCGTCCAAGCGGATGCACGGCGACAATTGGTGGCACTGGCCAAGGCCCACGACGTGCTGCCGGTGGCCATAGTTCTTGATGTGCCCTTGTCCGTCAGTTTAGAGCGCAATGACAGTCGAACCGATCGAACCTTGGATCACCACGTCATCAAGCGCCAGCACGATCAATTGCGACGTTCTCTGAAGGGTCTTGGTAGAGAGGGCTTCAGGAAGATTCATACTTTGGGTTCTGTCGAGGCTATGGAGAAGGCGAGTATTCGACGGGAACCGCTGCTCAACGACTTCCGGTTTGATGAGGGACCCTTCGATGTCATAGGAGATGTTCATGGGTGTTTAGGCGAACTGTGCAAGCTCCTAGAGAAGCTGGGCTACCGACTTAGCAGAGATGGGCAAGGGCGGGTACTTGATGCAGAGCATCCCCAGAAACGCAAAGCGATCTTCGTTGGAGACCTTGTAGATAGGGGACCTGATAGTCCTGGTGTCCTCCGGCTCGTCATGGGAATGGTGGCACAGGGAAATGCGAGAGCGGTCCCCGGGAACCATGAGGACAAGCTCGTTAGGGCCTTAGACGGGAAGACGGTTCAAACGTCCCATGGCCTAGCTCAAACACTGGCTCAACTGGCCACAGAGTCTGAGGAGTTCAGGCTCGAGGTCAAGAACTTCTGCCGTGGGTTGGTTTCGCACTTGGTTTTGGACCAAGGACGATTGGTGGTGGCACATGCCGGCATGATCGAGGCCTATCAGGGGCGAGCTTCAGCGCGAGTCAGAGCCTTCGCTCTGTATGGGGACACTACAGGCGAAACTGATGAGTATGGGCTTCCTGTCCGGTATGCCTGGGCCAATGACTACAGAGGCGAGGCTGCTGTCCTCTATGGACACACCCCGACACTTGACACTGAGTGGGTCAACGGCACCATGTGCTTGGATACGGGGTGTGTCTTTGGCGGGAAGCTGACTGCGTTGCGCTATCCCGAAAGGGAAGTTGTACAGGTATCTGCTGAGAAAATGTGGTTCGCACCCGCCAAGCCACTGACTCCAGCACGGGGTGCGAAACAATCTGGCTCTGCGCCTCCTGGGGGAGGCGCTGCCCAGGATGTCGGGGAGCGTACCGACGGCATGCTCAAGATGAGTGACATTCTTGGGAAGCAGACGATCCAAACCAGCATCCATGGACGCATCAGCATCCGTCAAGAGCAAGCAGCCGGTGCACTTGAGGTCATGAGTCGCTGGGCGACTGATCCGCGCTGGATGCCATATTTGCCACCCACCATGAGCCCGGTATCTACATCGAAACTACCAGACCATCTGGAGCATCCAGCTGAGGCCTTTGATTCATACAACAAGATTGGGGTTGAGGCCGTCATCTGCGAAGAAAAGCACATGGGTTCCCGAGCCGTGGTGCTGCTAACGCGCAATCCTGTGAAATTCGATGCGCCGCCTGGGTGGCGTGGCACCGTGTATACGAGGACAGGGAGACCATTCTTCAAACAGCAGACAGCTGATGAGTTTCTGACGCGAATCGATGCAGCGGTGGAGGAGGCCGGACTCTGGGAGGAACTGGCAACGGACTGGATCTTACTAGACGCAGAACTTCTTCCCTGGTCATTCAAAGCGGACGATATGATTCGTGGCCAGTACGCGGCTGTGGGTGCCAGCGCCACCAGCAGCTTGGATGACGCCGTGGTAGCCCTAGAGCAGGCACTTGCCTCTGGCGCCGACGTTGCTGGGTTACTCGGTAGAATTCGATCCCGTCAAGAGAATGCGGCTGCCTACATCGCTGCCTATCAAAACTACACCGCACCCACCAATGGACTGGAAGGGGTGCAACTGGCTCCTTTCCAAGTGTTGGCATCTGAAGGGGCGGTACATTCTGGGCGGGACCACACGTGGCATCTTGATCTGGTGGACAGGCTCGTGAAGGCTGACCCAGTACTAATCCGTCCGACCCGACACATTGTGATCAGCACGGGCAGCGGGGAATCCACCTCTACAGGAGTGCAGTGGTGGCAGGACCTGACAGCAGATGGTGGTGAGGGGATGGTAGTGAAACCGCTAAAGAACCAAGCTGAAAGATCTGGAAAATCACGCGGCGGCAAAGATCTTGTGCAACCTGGCATTAAGGTTCGGGGACGCGAGTACCTGCGTATGGTCTACGGTCCTGACTACACGGACCCCCACAATCTGATCAGACTGAAAGACAGAAACTTAGCCCCTAAAAGATCACTGGCGCTACGAGAGTATGCGCTTGGCATCGAAGCGTTGGATCGGATGGTCGCTGGTGAACCCCTATGGAGAGTTCATCAGGCAGTCTTTGGGGTGTTGGCGCTGGAGTCGGATCGTGTTGACGCCCGGCTCTGA
- a CDS encoding ParA family protein, which translates to MTSSEAASQRIPPFMTLGSARSNASNQSNSVDKRSHSVNSTVSRETKADALSPMDDAFDDNSPIASQLVSETRRRERLLGRKLPRPVETRILTVANQKGGVGKTTTTVNIAAALASAGLQVLVIDNDPQGNASTALGVPHHADVDSIYDVLINDVPMADVVAQCPDIANLYCAPATIHLAGAEIELVSLVAREQRLRRAIDEYVKFRAKNGEARLDFIFIDCPPSLGLLTVNAFCAANEVMIPIQCEYYALEGLSQLLKNIEMIQKHLNSDLVVSTILLTMYDGRTNLAAHVAADVREHFPEQVLQAMIPRSVRISEAPSYQQTVMTYDPSSTGALSYLEAAAELAERSTV; encoded by the coding sequence GTGACCAGTAGCGAAGCAGCTTCGCAACGGATCCCTCCGTTCATGACATTGGGGTCGGCACGTTCTAATGCCTCAAATCAATCAAATTCGGTTGATAAGCGTTCACATAGCGTCAACTCGACTGTTTCACGTGAAACAAAGGCGGATGCATTGAGTCCAATGGATGACGCCTTTGATGACAACAGTCCTATTGCCAGCCAGTTGGTCAGCGAGACCAGACGACGTGAGCGGCTGCTCGGGAGGAAACTTCCCCGCCCGGTAGAGACGCGTATCCTGACTGTTGCCAATCAAAAGGGTGGTGTGGGCAAGACAACAACCACTGTCAATATTGCAGCAGCCCTGGCGTCAGCGGGCCTGCAGGTCCTCGTGATCGACAATGACCCCCAAGGTAATGCTTCCACGGCATTGGGTGTCCCTCATCATGCCGATGTTGACAGCATCTATGATGTCCTAATCAATGACGTCCCTATGGCCGATGTGGTGGCCCAGTGCCCCGACATTGCCAATTTGTACTGCGCGCCAGCCACTATCCACCTTGCCGGCGCGGAGATTGAATTGGTCTCCTTGGTTGCCCGTGAACAGCGGCTGCGTCGAGCTATTGACGAGTATGTGAAATTCCGTGCCAAGAATGGTGAGGCGCGCCTTGATTTCATATTTATTGACTGCCCGCCAAGCCTTGGACTACTGACAGTCAATGCGTTCTGTGCAGCCAATGAGGTCATGATCCCCATCCAGTGTGAGTACTATGCACTGGAAGGTTTGAGCCAGCTGCTGAAGAACATTGAAATGATCCAAAAGCACTTGAACTCAGATTTGGTGGTCTCTACTATTCTGCTGACGATGTACGACGGACGCACCAATCTGGCCGCCCACGTAGCGGCAGATGTGCGCGAGCACTTCCCCGAGCAGGTTCTGCAAGCAATGATTCCGCGTTCCGTTCGAATCTCGGAGGCTCCCAGCTACCAGCAGACAGTCATGACCTACGATCCCTCCTCAACGGGGGCCCTGTCATATCTGGAAGCTGCTGCTGAACTGGCCGAGCGGTCCACGGTTTAA
- a CDS encoding 3' terminal RNA ribose 2'-O-methyltransferase Hen1: MLVTITYIGPDASDLGYLLHKKPGKVQPFDLNVGIATVFYPEVTPKRCTAALLVEVDAIDLVRNKHIRTGTQDSLDHYINDRPYVSSSLMSVALGKVFSTAMSGRCNERPELAASPLQLVIQLSSVSVSGEPGFATSLFEPLGWRVNEVPIPLDSKFPNWGDSAYVKITLTGTMPLNDALRQIYLLLPVMEDAKHYWVSDDEVEKLMRAGAGWLETHPQREIIIQRYLAHQRGMTEKVGFLINEEGEIDTGEPAQLVPARKALRSLRVEAVLTALDEVGARRVVDMGCGEGALLQKLFSDPTFSSIVGTDVSPHMLNRAEERLGLRELSDRQKERVRLLQSSATYLDDRLRDYDAVVLMEVVEHIEPERLAALENSVFGYAQPKTVVVTTPNAEFNSLYPLLPSGSFRHPDHRFEWTRAEFDQWIVSIASTYGYSAERRSIGDADEHLGPPTQMAIFRKA, encoded by the coding sequence TTGCTCGTCACGATTACTTACATCGGTCCGGACGCGAGCGATCTGGGCTACCTTCTCCATAAGAAACCCGGCAAAGTTCAGCCCTTCGATCTCAATGTGGGGATAGCCACCGTCTTCTACCCTGAGGTCACACCTAAACGGTGTACGGCAGCGCTACTCGTAGAAGTAGACGCAATTGACTTGGTGCGCAACAAACACATTCGGACGGGAACGCAGGACTCGTTAGATCACTACATAAATGACAGGCCATATGTGTCGTCGTCCCTCATGTCGGTTGCCTTAGGGAAGGTGTTCAGCACCGCCATGAGTGGAAGATGCAACGAGCGTCCTGAACTTGCCGCTAGCCCCCTGCAGTTGGTCATTCAACTCTCATCGGTTTCGGTCTCGGGTGAGCCAGGGTTCGCCACTAGCCTCTTTGAGCCGCTTGGCTGGAGGGTCAATGAAGTCCCTATCCCTTTGGACTCAAAATTTCCCAACTGGGGGGACTCCGCTTATGTGAAAATCACGTTGACAGGCACGATGCCGCTCAACGATGCACTACGGCAGATATATCTCTTGTTGCCCGTCATGGAGGATGCCAAACACTATTGGGTCTCCGACGATGAAGTCGAAAAACTCATGCGAGCCGGTGCTGGCTGGTTGGAGACGCATCCGCAGCGGGAAATCATCATTCAACGATATCTGGCTCATCAGAGAGGTATGACTGAAAAAGTAGGCTTTCTCATCAATGAAGAAGGGGAAATCGACACTGGAGAACCTGCCCAGTTGGTACCGGCAAGGAAAGCTCTGCGTAGCCTGAGAGTTGAGGCCGTTCTGACGGCACTGGATGAGGTTGGTGCTCGAAGAGTTGTTGACATGGGCTGTGGCGAAGGGGCCTTGTTGCAGAAGCTATTCTCCGACCCGACGTTCTCCTCGATTGTTGGTACTGACGTATCTCCCCACATGCTCAACAGGGCCGAAGAACGTCTAGGATTACGCGAGCTTAGCGATAGGCAAAAGGAACGAGTACGTCTGCTGCAGTCCTCTGCCACTTATCTGGATGACAGATTGAGAGACTATGACGCAGTTGTCCTGATGGAAGTGGTGGAACACATTGAGCCAGAGCGGCTGGCTGCGTTAGAGAATTCTGTTTTCGGGTACGCACAACCAAAGACCGTCGTGGTTACCACACCCAACGCCGAGTTCAACTCCCTGTATCCTCTGCTCCCGTCAGGTTCCTTTCGGCACCCAGACCATAGATTTGAATGGACACGAGCCGAATTCGATCAATGGATAGTGAGCATAGCTTCTACCTACGGTTACAGCGCTGAACGTCGAAGTATCGGGGATGCTGATGAGCATCTTGGTCCACCAACACAGATGGCAATCTTCAGGAAGGCATGA
- a CDS encoding ParB/RepB/Spo0J family partition protein — translation MTDKRRGLGRGLGALIPNSSGDETGSSQPTRPVDLFFPEPKSRKAATTPSRTAKKPALAEQPELVEVPGATFMELPVGEIHPNRKQPRSVFDEDDMAELVHSVREIGVLQPIVVRKSTEKGDQPYELVMGERRWRASQAAGLATIPVIVRETTDDNLLRDALLENLHRSQLNPLEEAAAYQQLLEDFGTTHEQLADRIGRSRPQVSNTLRLLKLPPVVQRRVAAGVLSAGHARALLALPDAVSMENLAQKIVAEGMSVRATEEAVQLHHAPLDGKKAAGKNPSPRHERLDFLATSLADRLDTNVKISLGARKGKVSIEFASVEDLNRIMDVLSPGGH, via the coding sequence ATGACTGACAAGCGCAGGGGTCTTGGCCGTGGATTAGGAGCCCTGATCCCGAACTCTTCTGGCGATGAGACAGGATCCTCACAGCCCACACGCCCCGTGGACCTGTTTTTCCCGGAGCCCAAGAGCCGTAAGGCAGCAACAACTCCCAGCAGGACGGCGAAGAAGCCAGCTCTTGCCGAGCAGCCGGAACTTGTTGAAGTTCCAGGCGCAACATTTATGGAGTTGCCGGTTGGCGAGATCCATCCCAACCGTAAGCAGCCCCGTTCTGTCTTTGATGAAGACGATATGGCTGAACTTGTTCATTCAGTCCGTGAAATTGGTGTTCTGCAGCCCATCGTGGTCCGTAAATCCACGGAAAAGGGTGATCAGCCGTACGAATTGGTCATGGGTGAGCGCCGTTGGCGAGCAAGCCAGGCCGCCGGACTGGCTACGATCCCTGTTATTGTCAGGGAAACTACCGATGACAACCTGCTCCGTGACGCGTTGCTGGAGAACTTGCACCGTAGTCAGCTCAACCCTCTCGAAGAGGCAGCTGCTTACCAGCAGTTGTTGGAGGATTTCGGCACCACTCACGAACAGCTGGCAGACCGGATTGGCCGCTCTCGACCTCAAGTCTCTAATACTCTGCGGTTACTGAAGCTTCCTCCGGTGGTTCAGCGTCGGGTGGCTGCCGGAGTCTTGTCAGCCGGTCACGCACGCGCATTGCTGGCATTGCCTGATGCTGTATCTATGGAGAACCTCGCACAAAAAATCGTGGCTGAGGGTATGTCCGTCAGGGCCACTGAGGAAGCTGTTCAGCTTCACCATGCTCCGCTTGACGGCAAGAAGGCGGCTGGAAAGAATCCGAGCCCACGTCATGAGCGCCTGGATTTCCTGGCCACTTCACTGGCTGACAGACTCGATACGAATGTCAAGATTTCTTTGGGCGCGCGTAAGGGTAAGGTCAGTATCGAGTTTGCATCTGTCGAAGACCTCAACCGCATCATGGATGTTTTGAGCCCCGGCGGTCATTAG